The following coding sequences are from one Leptolyngbya sp. NIES-3755 window:
- a CDS encoding CemA protein (similar to AA sequence:cyanobase_aa:LBDG_54330) → MNNNSLLSQLRAYVRRAEQWYLETPDRALDQAYDAALKIKAIENEHFGGKKIAPQSTQLRGSAFEYFSADLQKYLRIIRMRLTEFRQSRSALSITNPNKRVQEIRTIETAEIGSARFVPTVQDKSAITLEKLRVIDEILARYADEQLTLEAVSTSLLNAETNGGLERKNTNRSLTIPETEKVPNTAASTPEDFESISDKTGLLPRSILTTLNRLRRDLDPKSEAEVVQNYRLSKVKTLLAVRFVLILILIPLLVQQVTRNFVLMDALPPGAWISNQFRIENPDRIFLNGEMAEEALREMQGYEERLKFENFIKETLERNVLTPEEVAERTKERTEEVEVRVREKATEIAESFSNQSATAIKNWIADILGTIAFILVLLNGKREIEILKSFMDETVYGLSDSAKAFIIILFTDVFVGFHSPHGWEVILEGVSRHFGLPANRDFIFLFIATFPVILDTIFKYWIFRYLNRVSPSAVATYREMNE, encoded by the coding sequence GTATCTCGAAACCCCCGATCGTGCCCTTGACCAAGCCTATGATGCCGCGCTGAAAATTAAAGCGATCGAGAATGAGCATTTCGGGGGTAAAAAAATCGCTCCGCAATCGACTCAACTCCGAGGCAGCGCGTTCGAGTATTTCTCTGCTGATTTGCAAAAGTATCTCCGCATTATTCGGATGAGATTAACCGAGTTTCGGCAAAGTCGATCGGCGTTATCGATCACGAATCCGAATAAAAGAGTGCAGGAAATTCGGACGATCGAAACTGCTGAAATTGGATCGGCTCGATTTGTGCCAACGGTTCAAGATAAGTCAGCAATTACACTGGAAAAACTGCGGGTGATTGATGAAATTCTCGCTCGATATGCAGATGAACAATTGACACTCGAAGCGGTTTCAACCTCGTTACTCAATGCTGAGACGAATGGTGGACTTGAGAGAAAAAATACGAATCGAAGTTTAACCATACCGGAGACTGAAAAAGTTCCAAACACAGCGGCTTCAACCCCTGAAGATTTTGAAAGCATCTCTGACAAAACGGGGTTACTTCCTCGATCGATTCTCACGACTTTAAATCGGTTAAGACGCGATCTTGATCCAAAATCTGAAGCAGAAGTCGTACAAAACTACCGTCTTTCTAAAGTAAAAACTTTGTTAGCGGTTCGCTTTGTTTTAATCTTGATTCTCATCCCACTATTAGTTCAGCAAGTCACTCGAAACTTTGTCTTAATGGATGCGTTACCTCCAGGTGCTTGGATTTCTAATCAGTTTAGAATTGAGAATCCCGATCGCATTTTTCTAAACGGTGAAATGGCAGAAGAAGCCCTGCGGGAAATGCAAGGGTATGAAGAACGACTAAAGTTTGAAAACTTCATCAAAGAAACGCTTGAGCGCAATGTTTTAACGCCCGAAGAAGTTGCAGAACGAACGAAAGAACGAACTGAAGAAGTCGAAGTTCGAGTACGCGAAAAAGCGACTGAAATTGCAGAATCATTCTCGAATCAAAGTGCAACCGCGATCAAAAATTGGATTGCAGATATTCTGGGGACGATCGCATTTATACTCGTTCTGCTCAACGGCAAACGCGAGATCGAAATCCTCAAATCCTTCATGGATGAAACGGTTTACGGTCTAAGTGATAGTGCCAAAGCCTTTATCATCATTCTGTTTACGGATGTGTTCGTCGGATTCCACTCACCCCACGGTTGGGAAGTCATTCTCGAAGGAGTTTCTAGACATTTTGGTTTACCTGCAAATCGCGATTTCATTTTCTTGTTTATCGCGACTTTCCCAGTGATTCTCGACACGATCTTTAAGTATTGGATTTTCCGCTACTTGAACCGTGTCTCACCCTCTGCGGTGGCAACTTATCGAGAAATGAACGAATAA
- a CDS encoding alpha/beta hydrolase fold protein (similar to AA sequence:cyanobase_aa:PCC7424_2916) translates to MIDSFATRVRARSIQLSECNLHYQACGQGCRSLPILFLHGWGISAEPYGEVLEQLGKEHPVYAPDLPSFARSTYDKLIPDYKTYAAVLIEFLDALNLEQVHLVGHSFGGGISLTIAALFPDRVKSLALLGSTGIPTAPVPEIIAKRGVEMTAQLFLPKLELKLFTIPKVFTHNILFNTANLLQALLLSLYADLRHLLPNIQAPALLLWSDKDLTEPLAIANEMATLLPNSRLAIVPEGFHEWGLWYPEKFTSMVLEFTQQIESYSFISR, encoded by the coding sequence ATGATCGATAGCTTCGCTACACGGGTACGTGCCCGCAGCATTCAATTAAGCGAGTGCAACCTTCATTATCAAGCGTGTGGGCAGGGGTGTCGATCGCTGCCCATTCTGTTTTTGCATGGTTGGGGAATTTCGGCTGAACCGTATGGAGAAGTTTTAGAACAGCTTGGAAAAGAGCATCCAGTTTATGCACCAGATTTACCGAGTTTTGCTCGATCGACGTATGACAAATTAATTCCTGATTACAAAACTTATGCAGCGGTTTTGATTGAATTTCTAGACGCGCTGAATTTGGAACAAGTGCATTTAGTTGGGCACTCCTTTGGCGGCGGAATTTCGTTGACGATCGCAGCTTTATTTCCCGATCGAGTCAAAAGTCTTGCACTGCTTGGAAGTACTGGAATTCCAACGGCTCCAGTTCCAGAAATTATTGCAAAACGAGGGGTAGAAATGACCGCGCAATTATTTTTACCAAAACTGGAATTAAAACTATTCACGATTCCAAAAGTGTTTACACACAATATTTTGTTTAATACTGCGAATTTACTTCAGGCATTATTGCTTTCGTTGTATGCAGATTTGAGACATTTGTTGCCGAATATTCAAGCTCCAGCATTGTTGTTATGGTCAGATAAAGACTTGACTGAACCGTTAGCGATCGCGAATGAAATGGCGACCTTGCTCCCCAATTCAAGATTAGCGATCGTGCCTGAAGGCTTTCATGAATGGGGGCTTTGGTATCCAGAAAAATTCACGTCAATGGTATTAGAATTCACTCAACAAATTGAAAGTTATTCGTTCATTTCTCGATAA